In one Pseudomonas purpurea genomic region, the following are encoded:
- a CDS encoding DUF3142 domain-containing protein, protein MRRFHVGLLLALLSGAPAHAAVDARDHDAFWLWSGVKSQPVLAQAKSLYILQGQISESRRYPQRGVRFIAQGMAIPRLTQGEVWVVYRAHTLRWPDSAYTQLLGQVERWQQAGNPVVGIQIDFDARTRYLNEYVDFLKDLRHRLPAHYRLSITGLMDWSSNADPVVIGQLSGVIDEVVVQTYQGRHSIPNYAAYLPRLNRLGLPFKVGLIQGGDWDEPGYLQDSEWFRGYVVFLQNQ, encoded by the coding sequence ATGCGGCGTTTTCACGTTGGCCTGCTGCTGGCCCTGTTGAGCGGCGCGCCCGCCCACGCCGCCGTCGACGCCCGCGACCATGACGCCTTCTGGCTGTGGAGCGGGGTCAAGAGCCAACCAGTGCTGGCCCAGGCCAAAAGCCTGTACATCCTGCAAGGGCAGATCAGCGAATCACGCCGTTATCCACAGCGCGGCGTGCGCTTCATCGCTCAGGGCATGGCAATCCCGCGCCTGACCCAGGGCGAGGTCTGGGTGGTTTACCGCGCCCACACCTTGCGCTGGCCTGATTCGGCTTACACCCAGTTACTGGGGCAAGTCGAGCGTTGGCAGCAGGCGGGCAATCCGGTGGTCGGCATCCAGATCGACTTCGACGCCCGCACCCGTTACCTCAACGAGTACGTCGACTTTCTCAAGGACCTGCGCCATCGCCTGCCCGCCCACTATCGCCTGAGCATCACCGGCCTGATGGACTGGAGCAGCAACGCCGACCCCGTCGTGATCGGCCAGCTCAGCGGGGTGATCGACGAAGTGGTGGTGCAAACCTACCAGGGCCGCCACAGCATCCCGAACTACGCCGCCTACCTGCCACGCCTCAACCGCCTGGGGCTGCCGTTCAAGGTCGGGTTAATTCAGGGCGGCGACTGGGACGAACCGGGGTATTTGCAAGACAGCGAGTGGTTCAGGGGGTATGTGGTGTTTTTGCAGAACCAATAG
- a CDS encoding outer membrane assembly lipoprotein YfiO: MRIGLLSTLALAISATCALPAQASYDEDMCSAEWSLEGSGHCNSVPFLSPTNDSRVNLRLLLADQGVPAFDPTPIADHEREAGYGPVPFDITRLDPAPLPALVPPPATTPVSVLDEPLQQLGLGGMVPSIAGNAFIDGEGSRCRSNNEDSAAAFIKQLIASPELPAPERLYLAQARLNLLNACDTATLSSPPPATIASAPGLTFLAYLRGAAQFYSGAFADATQTFASLSTSEQPWLKETALYMSGRIPLNAAQANAFDDMGLPTYEHVDEANLKLAEQGFEHYLKTYPQGDYSASARGLIRRVHWLAGDDKNLADDYAWQLTAATEAQRNKSLPELIEETDSKLLSRPDNGIQAPLLLAIKDLQNIGGYQTTFSSQQLEGQKALFAQQPGLYDYLHAAVLLRVENNPEAALGVLPANIVDNPDHLAFSQQFLRGQALHAQKKWPEAQAHWLQLMTKVKRPLQYEQVELALTSNYLYSEQIDKIFATGSPIKTPALRYRLQRMAADAPLLRQQVSQGADATERDSALFVLLYKELLRNQYAAFAEDMKRLPAEPSTDNLGVSIGYLYGSGRPLSMFRWQGEQSESAYRCPSIADTATALQANGKDPRGLNCLGEFILRNKLDDSPVDERSTAAPQPGVPVPFKGDIYARHEGYRQVIGDTQAPKEDRAYALFRAINCYAPSGNNSCGGTDVEPAVRKAWFRQLKSGFADTPWGKSLQYYW; the protein is encoded by the coding sequence ATGCGTATCGGACTGCTGTCGACTCTCGCGCTGGCCATCAGCGCCACCTGCGCACTCCCGGCGCAGGCCAGCTACGACGAGGACATGTGCAGCGCCGAGTGGTCGCTGGAAGGCTCCGGTCATTGCAACAGCGTGCCATTCCTGAGCCCGACCAACGACAGCCGCGTCAACCTGCGCTTGCTGCTGGCGGACCAAGGCGTGCCGGCGTTCGATCCAACGCCCATTGCCGACCACGAGCGCGAGGCCGGCTACGGCCCGGTGCCGTTCGACATCACACGCCTGGACCCCGCGCCCCTGCCAGCGCTCGTACCGCCACCGGCAACCACCCCGGTCTCGGTGCTGGATGAACCGCTGCAACAGCTGGGTCTCGGCGGCATGGTCCCGAGCATTGCCGGTAACGCGTTCATCGATGGCGAAGGCAGCCGCTGCCGCAGCAATAACGAAGACAGCGCGGCCGCCTTCATCAAACAGTTGATCGCCAGCCCCGAACTTCCGGCCCCGGAGCGTCTGTACCTGGCACAGGCGCGCTTGAACCTGCTCAACGCCTGCGACACCGCAACCCTGAGCAGCCCGCCGCCCGCCACCATTGCCTCGGCGCCGGGCCTTACCTTCCTCGCGTACCTGCGCGGTGCCGCCCAGTTCTACAGCGGCGCCTTCGCCGACGCGACACAGACCTTCGCCAGCCTGAGCACCAGTGAACAACCGTGGCTGAAAGAAACCGCGCTGTACATGAGTGGCCGAATCCCGCTCAACGCCGCCCAGGCCAATGCCTTCGACGACATGGGCCTGCCCACGTACGAGCATGTGGATGAAGCCAACCTGAAACTGGCCGAACAAGGCTTCGAGCACTACCTGAAGACTTATCCACAGGGCGACTACAGCGCTTCGGCCAGGGGCCTGATCCGTCGCGTGCACTGGCTGGCCGGTGACGATAAAAACCTCGCCGACGACTACGCCTGGCAGCTCACTGCGGCCACTGAAGCCCAGCGCAACAAGAGCCTGCCGGAGTTGATCGAAGAGACCGACAGCAAACTCCTGAGCCGACCGGACAACGGCATCCAGGCGCCCCTGCTGCTGGCGATCAAGGACCTGCAAAACATTGGCGGCTACCAGACGACCTTCAGCAGCCAACAACTGGAAGGCCAAAAAGCCCTGTTCGCCCAGCAACCGGGGCTCTACGACTACCTGCACGCCGCCGTGTTGTTGCGGGTTGAAAACAACCCCGAGGCCGCGCTGGGCGTTCTGCCCGCCAACATCGTGGACAACCCCGACCACCTCGCGTTCAGCCAGCAGTTCTTGCGGGGGCAGGCGTTGCACGCACAGAAAAAATGGCCCGAAGCGCAGGCGCATTGGCTGCAATTGATGACCAAGGTCAAACGCCCGCTGCAATACGAGCAGGTGGAGTTGGCGCTGACCAGCAACTACCTGTACAGCGAGCAGATAGACAAGATTTTCGCCACCGGCTCGCCCATCAAAACCCCTGCGCTGCGCTATCGCCTGCAACGCATGGCCGCCGACGCACCGCTGTTGCGCCAGCAAGTCAGCCAGGGCGCCGACGCCACCGAGCGGGACAGCGCCCTGTTCGTGCTGCTCTACAAAGAACTGCTGCGCAACCAATACGCCGCGTTCGCCGAAGACATGAAGCGGCTGCCAGCCGAACCGTCGACGGACAACCTCGGGGTCAGCATCGGTTACCTGTACGGCAGCGGCAGGCCACTGTCGATGTTCCGCTGGCAAGGCGAACAGAGCGAATCCGCCTATCGCTGCCCGAGCATCGCCGACACCGCCACGGCGTTGCAGGCCAATGGCAAAGACCCCAGAGGCCTGAACTGCCTGGGCGAGTTCATCCTGCGCAACAAACTGGACGACTCGCCCGTGGACGAGCGCTCCACGGCAGCCCCGCAACCCGGCGTCCCGGTGCCGTTCAAAGGCGATATCTATGCGCGCCACGAGGGCTATCGCCAGGTGATCGGCGACACCCAGGCACCAAAGGAAGATCGCGCCTACGCCCTGTTCCGCGCCATCAACTGCTACGCGCCATCGGGTAACAACAGTTGCGGTGGCACGGACGTCGAACCGGCGGTGCGCAAGGCCTGGTTCCGTCAGCTCAAAAGCGGCTTTGCCGACACGCCGTGGGGCAAGTCCCTGCAGTATTACTGGTAA
- a CDS encoding efflux RND transporter periplasmic adaptor subunit: protein MPRIYGLMFGLFGLAGWVHAQTPVPDDPLQETPASSASAVTGNEARGVLRAKDQAMLASELPGRIVELPFSEGESFKKGDTLARFDCSAYQAQLNAAQAASRGASEELAHNRQLASLNSVGRFEVARAEAKLTEIRAQSQVYQVQVKRCSVVAPFDGQVVERKVQRYESVAAGAPLLDIVDNRTLEIHLLVPSSWMARLKPGQTFSFVPDETGQALDATVKRLGARIDEGSQTLLLVATLPNASGLLAGMSGTARFTELK, encoded by the coding sequence ATGCCGCGTATTTATGGATTGATGTTTGGATTGTTCGGTCTGGCAGGTTGGGTTCACGCGCAAACGCCCGTGCCAGACGATCCGCTACAGGAAACCCCGGCGTCCTCCGCCAGCGCTGTCACCGGCAATGAAGCCCGAGGTGTGTTGCGCGCCAAGGATCAGGCGATGCTTGCCAGTGAGCTGCCGGGGCGCATTGTCGAGTTGCCCTTCAGCGAAGGCGAATCCTTTAAAAAGGGTGATACCCTGGCCCGCTTCGACTGCTCGGCCTACCAAGCCCAGCTCAATGCCGCTCAGGCCGCCAGCCGTGGCGCGAGTGAAGAACTGGCCCACAACCGGCAGTTGGCGTCGCTGAATTCAGTGGGGCGCTTCGAAGTCGCGCGGGCCGAGGCCAAACTCACCGAAATCCGCGCGCAATCCCAGGTGTATCAGGTCCAGGTCAAACGCTGCAGCGTGGTTGCTCCGTTTGACGGCCAGGTCGTGGAGCGCAAGGTCCAGCGTTATGAAAGCGTGGCCGCTGGCGCGCCGCTGCTGGACATCGTCGACAACCGCACCCTGGAAATCCACTTGCTGGTGCCGTCAAGCTGGATGGCCAGGCTCAAGCCGGGCCAGACCTTCAGCTTCGTCCCCGATGAAACCGGTCAGGCCCTCGATGCCACAGTCAAACGCCTGGGCGCGCGGATCGACGAAGGCAGCCAGACCCTGTTGCTGGTGGCCACGCTGCCGAATGCCAGCGGCCTGCTGGCCGGCATGAGTGGCACGGCGCGTTTTACGGAGCTTAAGTGA
- a CDS encoding HlyD family efflux transporter periplasmic adaptor subunit — protein sequence MNAPVATGAEQVFARFLELERLTRAARSTEQLAFSLVNDGQALFGFRHAALLIAGKVRAVTGVSAVEPNAPFVAFVEQAVVQLFKLDLLNQARVIPATSLSGAIQADWQSLSAAQVFWLPLVDHKGEVFGGLWLARDLPWNPSEQVLLSQLGDTYSHAWLALQPRKPWRLRWTRKRQVALAAMVVLGLLIPVRQSVLAPAEVVPLGGRVVAAPLDGVIAEFLVKPNQTVKSGDLLLRFESTTLKAQADVADRALGVAEAELKANAQRAFADAESSSKIDLLAARVEQKRAERDYARELLKRSEVRAERDGIAVFADAERMTGKPVQTGERLMEIADPTQAELRIELAVGDAIALDPGAQVALFLDSDPLQRHLARLERSAYEAQATAGGQLAYRLDASFEQAPPRIGLRGTAKIFGDRAPLALYLLRKPLAGLRQSVGL from the coding sequence GTGAACGCGCCGGTCGCGACTGGCGCCGAGCAGGTCTTCGCCCGGTTTCTTGAACTCGAACGCCTGACCCGCGCGGCACGCTCCACCGAACAACTGGCCTTCAGCCTGGTGAACGACGGCCAGGCGCTGTTCGGTTTTCGTCACGCGGCGCTGTTGATCGCCGGCAAGGTGCGGGCGGTGACCGGGGTCAGTGCGGTGGAGCCGAATGCGCCGTTCGTGGCCTTTGTCGAGCAGGCCGTGGTGCAGCTGTTCAAGCTTGATCTGCTCAATCAGGCGCGGGTGATTCCGGCCACCTCGTTGAGCGGTGCAATCCAGGCCGACTGGCAGAGTCTCTCGGCGGCGCAGGTGTTCTGGTTGCCGCTGGTCGATCACAAGGGCGAGGTGTTCGGTGGCCTGTGGCTGGCCCGCGATCTGCCGTGGAACCCGTCCGAACAAGTGCTGTTGTCGCAACTCGGTGACACCTACAGCCATGCCTGGCTGGCGCTGCAACCGCGCAAGCCGTGGCGCTTGCGCTGGACGCGCAAACGCCAGGTCGCGCTGGCGGCGATGGTGGTGCTCGGGTTGCTGATTCCGGTGCGTCAGTCGGTATTGGCCCCGGCCGAAGTCGTGCCCTTGGGCGGTCGGGTGGTGGCTGCGCCGCTGGACGGGGTCATCGCCGAATTCCTGGTCAAGCCCAACCAGACGGTCAAGAGTGGCGACCTGCTGCTGCGTTTCGAAAGCACTACCCTCAAAGCCCAGGCCGATGTGGCCGACCGTGCGCTGGGCGTGGCAGAAGCCGAACTCAAGGCCAACGCCCAGCGTGCTTTCGCCGATGCCGAATCGAGTTCGAAAATTGACCTGCTCGCGGCTCGGGTCGAACAGAAACGCGCCGAACGCGATTACGCCCGCGAGCTGCTCAAACGCAGCGAAGTGCGCGCCGAACGCGACGGCATTGCGGTGTTCGCCGACGCCGAGCGCATGACCGGCAAACCGGTACAGACCGGCGAACGCTTGATGGAAATTGCCGACCCGACCCAGGCCGAATTGCGCATTGAACTGGCGGTGGGCGATGCGATTGCGCTGGACCCGGGCGCGCAAGTGGCGCTGTTTCTCGACAGCGATCCGTTGCAACGCCACCTGGCCCGGCTCGAACGCTCGGCGTATGAGGCGCAAGCCACGGCCGGCGGGCAGTTGGCCTATCGGCTGGACGCGAGTTTCGAACAGGCACCGCCCAGGATCGGCCTGCGGGGCACGGCAAAGATTTTCGGTGATCGCGCGCCGTTGGCGCTGTACCTGTTGCGCAAGCCTCTGGCCGGTTTGCGCCAGAGCGTAGGTCTTTAG
- a CDS encoding GNAT family N-acetyltransferase, which produces MLNNNANASDGLVVRPSRDTDGPFLQCLYRSARSDLQWIDGEQEQVEQVIAQQFQVQETGAGENFPNAMHYVIEKLGTAIGALSTDFGPNEIRVLYLAFIPAARGLGYGRTVLKGVQKAAEQIRCPVATVVWASNPHARQHYLALGFQVEEQNPAAERLVWYPGPC; this is translated from the coding sequence ATGCTGAACAACAATGCGAATGCCTCGGATGGCTTGGTGGTGCGCCCGTCGCGAGACACTGACGGGCCGTTTCTGCAATGCCTCTATCGTTCGGCACGCAGTGATCTGCAATGGATCGATGGCGAACAGGAGCAGGTCGAACAGGTTATCGCACAGCAGTTTCAGGTACAGGAAACGGGCGCGGGCGAGAACTTTCCCAATGCCATGCACTATGTGATCGAAAAGCTCGGCACCGCGATTGGCGCCTTGAGCACCGACTTCGGACCCAACGAGATCCGGGTGTTGTACCTGGCGTTCATCCCCGCTGCTCGCGGCCTGGGGTATGGCCGCACGGTACTCAAAGGCGTGCAAAAAGCCGCCGAGCAGATCCGCTGCCCGGTAGCGACGGTGGTCTGGGCCAGTAATCCTCATGCTCGCCAGCATTACCTGGCACTGGGTTTCCAGGTTGAAGAGCAAAACCCGGCGGCCGAGCGGCTGGTCTGGTATCCGGGGCCGTGTTGA
- a CDS encoding tail fiber protein: MEVFIGTIQAFAFNFSPSGWSTCNGQILPISQYQTVFALLGTYYGGNGTTSFQLPNLQGRFPVGQGNGLGLTPRVIGQFSGTESVVPTLNNLPNHTHTLAGLSATTTVKLANPASNPLSVPTATNSFIGTSGGGPGTATVYSDQQGTTPVPLQGVSTAITGTVSATGTGLPLEVMNPFLVINFSMALNGLFPSRN; the protein is encoded by the coding sequence ATGGAAGTTTTCATCGGCACCATTCAGGCTTTTGCGTTCAACTTCTCTCCCAGCGGCTGGTCGACCTGTAATGGCCAGATACTGCCTATCTCACAGTACCAAACGGTGTTTGCACTGCTCGGGACTTACTACGGCGGCAATGGCACCACCAGCTTCCAGTTGCCGAACCTGCAAGGACGGTTTCCCGTCGGCCAGGGTAACGGGCTGGGCCTGACGCCCCGTGTCATCGGCCAGTTTTCAGGCACCGAGAGCGTCGTCCCCACCCTCAACAACCTGCCCAACCACACCCACACCCTCGCAGGCCTGAGCGCCACCACCACGGTGAAACTGGCCAACCCTGCCAGCAACCCGCTCAGTGTCCCGACGGCGACCAACTCATTCATCGGCACCTCCGGCGGAGGCCCGGGCACTGCCACGGTCTATTCCGACCAGCAGGGCACCACGCCGGTGCCGTTGCAGGGTGTCAGTACCGCCATCACCGGCACGGTGTCCGCCACCGGCACCGGGTTGCCGCTTGAGGTGATGAACCCCTTCCTGGTGATCAACTTCAGCATGGCCCTGAACGGGTTGTTCCCTTCACGTAACTGA
- a CDS encoding glycosyltransferase family 39 protein, producing the protein MSSRRVIEAGKPAGAFPVLRQVSAARQVWRWVGGYGFLSIMVVATVVRFYDLTAAAIWGDEGSSLLMSQYSLAGIWFHAAHDVHPPLYFMILHGWIELFGDGIFSIRCLSAVPGIATVALGVWLTRLIASRRAALLAGLLLALLPTAVRYSQEVRMYSLLGLWLLGATLALVYWIKYPNRTRYLLGYVLLMTAAFYTHYFTALCVLAHWSYLLVLRWQPTSPMRYVNRPAWWLANAAIVLLYLPWVPGLVDLVRHVDELKANGDVGWELPVTFDALPSMIWSFLLQDDGEALPWPVFAALPLLLLGVVGWAVVTDRSHYRWSTLLAIYAVLPLLTVFGVSFISPVFIERYLTAYAVALPLLIALACARLYRHVRWLALTVLVLFGGVELAGLNNNSTVDVKDQVNVMVDYVNQHYVPGDRIVISDLLWYLSYVYYNRTDAQPLLYTPPSAEGGSSRPNAYGFGTLVEAQAPEIYLDSLTTLARGTGRVWLISTYDQPDEFAPLPAGWQVLGETAAGNARARLFLMGKARPNAS; encoded by the coding sequence ATGTCGAGCCGACGTGTGATAGAGGCGGGTAAACCGGCCGGGGCGTTCCCGGTGCTGCGGCAGGTGTCGGCTGCCCGACAGGTGTGGCGGTGGGTCGGGGGGTACGGGTTCCTGTCGATTATGGTCGTGGCCACCGTCGTGCGTTTTTATGACCTCACGGCCGCCGCCATCTGGGGAGATGAAGGCTCCAGCCTGTTGATGAGCCAGTATTCATTGGCCGGTATCTGGTTTCATGCCGCCCATGATGTACACCCGCCCCTGTATTTCATGATCCTGCATGGCTGGATCGAGCTGTTTGGCGACGGCATCTTTTCGATCCGCTGCCTGAGCGCAGTGCCCGGCATCGCGACCGTGGCGCTCGGCGTCTGGCTCACGCGGTTGATCGCCAGTCGCCGGGCGGCGCTGCTGGCCGGGTTGCTGCTCGCACTGTTGCCCACGGCGGTGCGTTACAGCCAGGAAGTGCGGATGTATTCGCTGCTGGGCCTGTGGCTGCTTGGCGCGACCCTTGCCTTGGTGTACTGGATCAAATACCCGAACCGCACGCGTTACCTGCTGGGCTACGTGCTGTTGATGACCGCGGCGTTTTACACCCACTACTTCACCGCGCTGTGCGTGCTCGCCCATTGGTCCTATTTGCTGGTGCTGCGTTGGCAGCCGACCAGCCCGATGCGTTACGTCAACCGCCCGGCCTGGTGGCTGGCGAACGCGGCGATTGTGTTGCTTTACCTGCCCTGGGTGCCGGGCCTGGTGGACCTGGTGCGCCATGTCGACGAGCTCAAGGCCAATGGCGATGTGGGCTGGGAGCTGCCGGTAACCTTCGACGCGCTGCCTTCGATGATCTGGTCGTTCCTGCTGCAGGACGACGGTGAAGCCCTGCCCTGGCCAGTCTTTGCCGCATTGCCGCTGTTGCTGCTGGGCGTCGTGGGCTGGGCGGTGGTGACGGATCGCAGCCATTACCGCTGGAGCACATTGCTGGCGATCTATGCCGTGTTGCCGCTGCTGACGGTGTTTGGCGTGTCATTCATCTCGCCGGTCTTCATCGAGCGATACCTGACCGCGTACGCCGTGGCGTTGCCGTTGCTCATCGCGCTGGCCTGCGCGCGTTTGTACCGGCATGTCCGGTGGCTGGCGTTGACAGTGCTGGTGCTGTTTGGCGGGGTCGAGCTGGCAGGGTTGAACAACAACAGCACCGTCGATGTGAAGGATCAGGTGAACGTCATGGTCGATTACGTCAACCAGCATTACGTGCCGGGTGACCGGATCGTCATCAGTGACCTGCTGTGGTACTTGAGTTACGTCTATTACAACCGTACCGATGCCCAGCCGCTGCTCTACACCCCACCTTCGGCCGAAGGCGGGTCCAGCCGTCCGAACGCGTACGGTTTCGGCACGCTGGTGGAGGCGCAGGCGCCAGAGATTTACCTCGACAGCCTGACGACCCTGGCCCGTGGCACCGGGCGAGTCTGGTTGATCAGCACGTATGACCAGCCGGATGAGTTTGCACCGTTGCCAGCCGGTTGGCAGGTCCTCGGTGAAACCGCAGCAGGCAATGCCCGGGCACGGCTGTTTTTGATGGGCAAGGCCAGGCCGAACGCGTCTTGA
- a CDS encoding sulfotransferase, producing the protein MQQFHFISGLPRSGSTLLSAILLQNPRFHAGMSSPVGALFSGVLEQCSAGSEFGAVIDTPLRRRLLRGLFDSFYADKADKPVVFDTNRQWCSRLPALNDLFPQAKVIACVRNVAWVMDSLERLYRANPFENTKLFGDAVERNTVYSRCETLAQRNRLVGFAWAALKEAYYGEHADSLLIVDYDLLSQAPERVIRLVYDFIGEPWFEHDFNNLAYDAPAFDQALGVAGLHKVKPRVRLESRRTILPPDLFAQYAELSFWLDGSASAANVIRMKADAAIS; encoded by the coding sequence ATGCAGCAGTTCCACTTTATCTCCGGCTTGCCGCGCTCAGGCTCGACCCTGCTTTCTGCCATTTTGTTGCAGAACCCGCGCTTTCATGCCGGCATGAGCAGCCCCGTCGGTGCCCTGTTCAGCGGAGTCCTCGAACAATGCAGCGCCGGCAGCGAGTTCGGTGCCGTGATCGACACCCCGCTGCGACGCCGTTTGTTGCGGGGCCTGTTTGATTCGTTCTACGCCGACAAGGCCGACAAACCGGTCGTCTTCGACACCAATCGCCAATGGTGCTCACGGCTCCCCGCGCTCAACGATCTGTTTCCCCAAGCCAAGGTCATTGCCTGTGTGCGCAATGTCGCCTGGGTCATGGACAGCCTTGAGCGGCTCTACCGCGCCAACCCCTTTGAAAACACCAAGCTGTTTGGCGATGCGGTGGAGCGCAACACGGTCTACAGCCGTTGCGAAACCCTGGCGCAGCGCAACCGGTTGGTGGGGTTCGCCTGGGCCGCACTCAAGGAAGCCTATTACGGCGAACACGCCGATTCACTGTTGATTGTCGACTACGACCTGCTGAGCCAGGCGCCAGAGCGGGTCATTCGGCTGGTTTACGATTTCATCGGCGAACCCTGGTTTGAGCATGATTTCAACAACCTGGCCTACGATGCGCCGGCGTTCGATCAGGCGCTTGGGGTCGCGGGTCTGCACAAGGTCAAACCCAGGGTCCGCCTGGAGTCGCGGCGCACCATTCTGCCGCCGGACCTGTTCGCGCAATACGCAGAACTGTCTTTCTGGCTCGATGGCTCTGCCAGCGCTGCCAATGTCATTCGTATGAAAGCCGACGCCGCGATCAGTTGA